Within the Mastacembelus armatus chromosome 10, fMasArm1.2, whole genome shotgun sequence genome, the region CTGTATCTGGGTCAAACTGAAGAATCATATAAGCCCATCCAGCCGCAGTGACAGCGTCAATCGCAGAAAAAAGACCACCAAGATGTTGGctctagtagtagtagtgtttGCTATCTGCTGGCTGCCATTCCATGTGTTTCAGCTAGCCAGTGATCTGGACCTGGTGCTCAGGTTTAAGGAGTACAAACTGTTTTACACAGTGTTCCATATCGTGGCTATGTGTTCGACTTTTGCCAACCCTCTCCTGTATGGCTGGATGAACAAAAACTACAGGAATGGCTTCCTCATGGTCTTCCGTTGTGAGGATAAACCAGATTCTTTTCACCCTGAGGGTTCGTTTAGGACACGCTCCATAAGAGGACTGACTCTGAATGGTCGTAATGGTGGGCACCCTCCCACTGCTGTATGAGACGAGAGAGAACAGAATTGAAAAAGCCTGCAGCATATGATTGGACGTTTCATGCACCTCTGGTTTGTGGTGCTTGTGGTTCAAAAGTAGCTTTTTGACTTGAATGGTCTGATCACGAGTATCTGTCACTGGAGAAGACTCAAAGCTTTGCATGCCAATTGCTTTATGTAAGACTCTTCTTTCCTTTGCAAACGGTActagtgaaaatacatttatcaatatctattaaaaatatgtgtttaagGTGTTTGCTAGGGCTTTAATCAACTTGTAGAACTTGCAATGTATAACGTGTTTCTTGTAAATGCAGAGCTATTGTTCACTTCATTATGCAATTAATTATGCATTGCATACATTGCCTGTCTGAGGCTATAATGTTCATAGTTACTGAAGGGAAAACGATAAATATTGTGAGAACAAgattcatttttcactcttgttggctgtagaaatatttttatgactTTGACTTTGTAAATCCAAATGCTGTGTTTGGATTAATTACAATGTACTAGCAGAGTAATATTCAATCCACATTCAAGGAATCCAGCGGAGGCTACCACTGATTTTCTGTCTAACCAGGAAATTAATTGTCTGTCAGCTTGCCATTCCTTATTAGATGGACCAGCAGGACCCTGGGTCCAAAGGAGTGGGATTGAAAGCCACTGAACTGAAAGCAACAAGTTGTTTATATCTTTATTACAGAACATGGGCAGCTGCTTTGATCATATGTAAAAAAGGGatttagaagaagaaaaagaacgAGTGATTGTATATTCATTACACTCAACTACTGTGTCTTTTGTTGGTGgtctttaaaaaatgaacacaggaACATTAATCAACCACATGGCCTCTGGGCACAAATATAGAGGCCCACTGTGCACACAACTCCAAGAGTTCATTTGTCATTCTGGAGAAAttatggtttgtgtgtttttgtcaaataaaaagacatttgctTCAATAAGTGAGCAGACGTAAGGTACACTGTATGAGTAAAGTAAATGTCTGTCAAATCCTGGCTGACAGCTCCTGCTGTGGTCCTTTCCATACTAAGTCTAAAAACAGGGAAGAAAAACTTAAACTCTGAACTTGACTGTGGGTAATTCATATCTAGATTTTTACACTGTCCACGCATAAAGTACATGGAAGAAAGtcatttttaatagaaaatattCACCAAACATAGTGAACAATAAAAGTATGAAGGTTCAAATATCATCCATAAAACAGATTGAATTAACAAGGACAGAAATGAAGCCTTTTCAGTCTGATTCATTTTGCAGCTAGGAAGATACTGACTGCATTTGTCCTGCTGGTTCTTTACACCCACATTACTGATTTCATGGATTAGcctgtatttctctgtgtgctgtTGATTATTGTAGAAGCTAAGCCTTTATCTGGACTACCAGCAGATAGGCATTAGCCTTTAAGTAAAGACCCATGACAGCTGACGTGTGAAGATTTTTCTGTAGACTACAGATGTTTAGGGTGGATTTTAGCTATGCAGAATAcattatctctctcctccagaaTACTGTGCTAAAGGGGATGCATCTCTAAGAATAGCAAGGTCGGATTAATCATAACAGTATAGTTATGAGGTGAAGAGAAACAGTTGGTTTTCTGTGCGCTCTTTAGGCGCTTTACCTATGCCACTTTCAGTTATTTTGTCAACATTTGACCTAATAAAATCTTCACACTAGTAACAAATGCTAAAGGTGTGCTGTATAGTCACCTAAAAGATAATGAAGcatatgaaaacacagattACACCAGTTAAAGTAGTGGCCCACAGTCACAATCACCTCCATTCCTCCGTGGTTCTTTTCTGTGCCACATGTTGAACTACCAGTCAAAGTGACACCCAGTGTGGCTCCATACTAGTCCAGAGAGAAACTGATAGGAAATCCTCACTCAGATTAGACAGATGGTTCAGTACCATCTCTATCAGTCATTAAAGAATGTTAAACATTGTCTCTATATGAAATAAATCAGGTATAATATATATGGTTAAAAACGTAGGggatttacagatttttttttttttttacacactcCAGTCCAGTAGGTGGCGGTACTGCACTGATAAGGTCTGCCACTAAACAACACAGAAGACGAAGAAGAGGTGGAAGAAGAAAGTCGCCTGCTGCTCTCTAGTGGTGACTTGACAGCTGCGTCTGTCAAGTCACCGGATATGACGTCACCGTTTGACCTTCCCTCTGCTCGTAGTCACGTTTGTCATGGTCCGCGTGGAGGTGGTCGTGTCTCGCGGCGCAGCTCATCCCGATAGGACTATAACATGCAAACTCTTCTGTCGTGACAGGTGTCTCCTCAGGTGTTTGGTCGCACAGCCACTCGGTGAGACTCGATTTAGGAAAGTTCTGGATCAAactttccattcattcatcacGGTTAGCTTGGTGCCGAGCTAGCTCATGCTAACCAGGAAACAGTGCGGACGTGACAAATGTGACAGTTACGTTATCTGAGTGTGGCAGGTCattgttgaaatatttattagGCACGTAGCCTGTTCTCCCTCTCACTAGGTAGAGTCGGTGAAGTATGTTAAGTTAATATTCTGTTAAATTATGTCTTTATTTGACCGTTATCTGTCTTTTTGATTGAAGGGATCGACTGAAGTGTTTCTCTGTTAAGGATCGTGACTTGAATCAGATGCATAAACATatctaaacaaacaaacccaaaccAATTCAGTGTGTTGACTGTCAGCACTCATTGTTGTGGTTTGGAAGCTGGCTGCTGAAACATAACACACCGACATGTCTTGCTTTGGCTTTGTCTCTGCAGGGTATTGGCAGAACACACAGGAGGAACAATGGTGAAATATTTCTGCTGCGCAGGTTTGCTCAAAAGCACCTGGGACCAagtttgtgttgctttttggCAACGCTACCCCAACCCTTACAGGTGAGGGCGAGGAAAGTAGTGGCTGGGCAGATCCTTACCACTGATCCTGCTAAAAGTTATTTATCCAAGCTTCACTGTATAAATAATTTATGCCCTAGCattcacatacatacatttatttaacatacATTGAGAAGGCTGATCAGCTGCTATTAAGTTACTCCAGCAGTCTACTTAGGAACTTGTACTTTAACTCTTTTTATTACTGTATACTTCAGCTGcactattttattatttttattccattGCATAACAGCTAGTTAGTAGTTAAGTAGttacatttcagctgttttacaTCTAGTTTCCAAGTTTACATAAATGTGATTATCATTGAAAACATGGCAGTAATAATAACCCAATAATATGCAACAACAGTGCAGCCTCTCTCACTAAACACTGCAGATACCTTGGAGTTACACTGACAacatttaatttagtttaaattgcctgtgctgtttttgtctaATAGTTTTGCGCAATTGTAAATTTACCATCTTTGTGTCACTTTGACCTATATTTTTAGACTGCAtctaaaaaaatcatattattaaataaaagaaaataattgtcAGGAGaatatataatgaaaaataacaaattgcAAACCAAACAGTAGTTTTCGTAATCACTTGAttagtaatatttttttctttcccacaGTAACCATGTGTTGACTGAGGACATCATTTTCCGAGAGGTTACTCCAAACAACTGCCTCATTTCCAGACGTCTGTTAACCAAAACTAGCCGAGCGCCTCACTGGATGGAGCGGTACCTTCCAAAGCACATGGCGAGCTCGGCATATGTCATTGAGGACTCTATTGTGGACCCTCAGAAAAGGACCATAACCACACTAACATGGAACATCAGCCACGCTCGTCTCATGGTACATTGAGGTTTGCCTCCATTAACATTCAGTCCTGCACAAAGCAGTAATGTGACTTCATGTTGGTTCTGCTTATTTTTTGCCTTCTGCTCCAGTCGGTGGAAGAGCGGTGCGAGTACCGAATTAATTCCGAGAACTGCAACTGGACTGAGATAAACAGAGAAGCTTGGATTTCTTCCACTGTGTATGGGCTTTCTAGAGCTATTCAGGTCAGTACAGTAAAGTGGTGTGTCACATTACATAACAGCACATGGAAGGTGACATGGGGCATCAAAAAGGGAAACACACCCGTGtgtcttttttcattctgtaatcTGTAACATAATACACAGTGTTTAGATGCAACAGCTGAGCAGCTAAAGCCATCTGCCAAGACCTCAGTTGCTGAATGATTTATGGCATAGAATCACAgtcatttatttactgttgtcaagctctgagtgtgtgttagtAAATATGTGAAGATGTGAATTACAAGTTGTTGACACAATCCTTAAGAGGGATGTCTGtctttgttctgtcttttctttccagGAATTTGGCCTTGCAAGATTCAAGACCAGTGTTGCAAAGACCATGAAAGGCTTTGAGTATGTGCTGGCCAAAGTGCAAGGTAAATTGTCACTGAATTACTCATTTCTTATTTGCCTGTactgaaatgtaattttatagCTGATGtggttaaaacacatttacGGTATGTTCCAAAAAATGGGTGTGTAACTGATAGAATCAGTAATTATTAATTGCATTGCATTTTTAATTGATGGAACGAAGGTTGTTAAGATTCAGGGTTGCAGGTATAAAGTGTAGGGGGGACAAATGTTTGAtgggaaataaaaggaaaatggaTGACGCTCAATGAGCAAACACACCAGTTAGATCTAAACTGTGAAAAAGCCTCTTTTGCACTTGTTAATGTATTGGCGCAGCCTCCTGTTCTATGAGCGTTAGTGacaaggtgattttttttaaacctgtttaaCTTCAGTGGTAtgttcacattttcactttgtatTGCAAGTAGAACAATAATTTAAATCATTATTGAAAAGTTATTATATAGTAAtataagaaaatgtaaataagaatttttacattttcaagcACTATCTTCAGTAGAAACAAATGGAAAGACTAGCAAAATACATATTATATTGAGGGAATCTATAGACCACCATCTGTGTACTGTTGAAATACTGGTGACTAAGTTGTTTGCTGGGTTTGCTTGGAAACGGATCACAAATATTAAGGGATAGCCCTTGTTTTCCTGGGCTACATAAATAACATAGACCGATCAAATTAAgatcaatatttaatttaatttctagGAGAAACTCCATCGAGAACCTTAGCAGAAACAGCTACAGAGCGGGCAAGAGAGACAGCACTGGCCGCTAAGGAGAAAGCCAAAGACCTCGCCTCACACGCCCAGAAGAAACAATATGTGTGATAAGTTACATGCATCACTGGTTCTTCAGCCACTGACACTGGGACAGATTTATCTTTACCTCGTCTCGCTGATCAGTCAGATCGGGCTGACAAACTGATCCCACTCAGAAGTAGACACCTCTGTGAGGGAGCGTGCAGCTGAAATGGTGGGTGGACCATAAAAGGCCTGAGCTGGGTTCAAGAGCCTGTTCCCACCTCTCTGCTCTTACCATGCAGAACTTGTTGTACCTTTGATACCAAAACACCTCCATGTTTAACAGAGATGGAGATCTTAGAAAGCAATGGGTCAATGTGGCTCTTGGTGCCATAAAATGATCACAGCACTTTGCCAACCTTGATACTGTTCCTCAGACCTTTGCTCAAACTCTGTGCTCAACATTGACTTTTTACTCTGTTCCTTAGAGTATGTGTTATTTTACAATCAGTTCTTGTTAATAACAGCTTCTTGGCCAGAAACTGTAATTGGCTTACCATGGAATATCTgattaaaacaaattcaaatctTAGGattgatttaatttattgttgATCAGTTGCAGTAATGTTATCCTATAATTCACCTAAGCACATTTTTGCAGCCATTGCTTGGTACGAAATTTACATTCTTGATTCTGTGGTAAAATTGGGTTATAATTAATATCAGTGTCTTCACCCCAATTTAAAGTGTGTCTAGAGGCAAAAATGATACCTTGTATTATAAATTCAGCTTAAGACTGATGAATCAACCAATGAAACAATGTGAACTTACTGTATCAAATGAAATATCTTGTCATTAAATAGACACTTCCTTTGTAAATACATGCTGTGTGTGACGTGATGCCTGTGTACTTGCAGTATGGGATATGTATAGAGGGTTTTAGGACAGTTCTGAGGGGTTGCTGAGTTATTAAAAGTGTAGGAAAGCACGAAGAATTGAATTTCATCGTTTTAAATCGATAGATCCTGTAAATTAACCACAAACACCacataaatatagaaaatatttattcataaaaaaaaaaaaaaaagcttacaCCAGTACAAAAATGCTACATAATATTACTGGGCAGAGAGATGAATGCATACATACAATTAAAAGGTAATAAGGCATTTTGCATATACAAAAGTGAAGGGGAAAAGCACCTTTCAGCTATAAAATATATAGCAATGAATATACTTGTAAAATAGCATAATTTGCATCATCATTACAAGTAGACATTACCTGCCTGACTGTGGTAAATTCATTGCATCCATAATTAACATTTTGACTGATAAATGCAGAAACAAGTGTACAGCTGTGATACTGAACACTTGTAAAAACAGATCGGTTAATATTAGCAATATTAGTGCTCTTGCAATTTATCTTTCACACAGGCACCAAAAATTCTTGCACTTTATCACAGGCTGAATTGTGTAGAAATATATGGGATTAATATTTGGCAGAGATAATTTTTTAATTATCTTTGGCAAAGATAATTAATTGCCATATATTAATGTGCAAATATGACCAGTTAATTCCTGATTCCTTTTGATATACCCACACTctttcagacaaaacaagtgCAATGTGTTGACAGTTTGTGCAaaagaaaaggaacaaaataCATGACTGAACTTATAACAGGACAATAttacaaaacacagcacagattAATGTGTAAGTGCATGCTACACGTGACATTGCATAAACTTAGTGCTTAATGCTAAAGAGAAGCTGTATAGAACCCTAGACCAAATCTGATTTAAGGCAGAATTCAGTATCAACATACTGTAGTAAAGAATAAGTTAAGAGTTTTGAAAAAGAAAGCCCTTATTTGGATTTTAAAACCCCTTTAAAGATGAATGAATACACCTGTTttgatttaaatacatttcatggctatggaaaaaaaaatgccagaaaatatatatgtgtaatgATACATCCATCCCAGCCCAGTGATTTTAACTGCTATTCAGTGCAAATGGACAGACTCATTCATACCCACCATTATTGTTTAGCTTGACATGTTTTGAAGAGTATGTCAAAAGTGACTCCTTCTGTGTTCAGTTGTACAGTAACATCTTTCTCCATTTTCCGTCATCCTCTGTTTTTGGAATGCGTTCTCTTTCTGTCCTCCAGATGACATTAAATGAGTTACCGTACCATAGGTTTACTGCTGTCATAGCCAGGCTTTGTCCGCGCTGGAGTAACAGTGGTCTGCACCAGTGTGCGTAATGCTCAGCGCGTCAGAGTCCACACAGTCAAACATGATGCTCTCCACATCAACCTCCACGTCCTCTGCAATGTGACCAAAGATCAAATCCATTAACAGAAGCAAATGTGAAAGAATCACTGTCAGATGGTAGAATAAACGGGCTAAAACCAAGACCATATTCTAATTTCAGTATTTACAATTACATACAAAATAATCCTGTTTAATCCGTTACGATCCACTATTGTGAATTATTGAGCAGAACTCAGGTATAAACAGTGTTTTCGATTCAGGACACTTTCCATTTAAAGAAATAATCCAACAGTCTGACAAATAAGCTTTGCCATTCCTTTAAATACTTCAGATTTTTCAGATACTGTCTGATCAGCTCTACATccctctaaagctcactaattaacatcgTTTTACGATGAGTATTACCATATGATGGACTCTTTCTTGGTCCAGTGACCTTCTATAGTCAGAGCAGTGAAAAGACACAACTAAAGCATGTAAGTgattcccaaaatgttgaactatacTTTAAAATGCATCgtaagaatattttaaaatgtgacaaagaaaATACTAAACTTCCTACTTCCTTGAGTTGTGTTAGTTATgactgaaggagctgcagctattgctttcacttcatttcatttttgccaCAGCTTAGTATCATAATGACTGAAGTGAGTGACGATGAGTGTGGCGTTCAGGCGACGCACCTCTGTCCGAATCTGACCTCTCGGAGGACATGGTCGACCCTTGACTGTCATTCCTCATCCTCTCCGTGCCTCTCTCTAGCTGCTCCAGCCGAACCCgcagctccctctgctgccAGCGCAGGCGGCCCTTCAGCTGCTCTGCACGCTCATCCTGCTCCTGCAGCTTCTGAAATTAGAAGGCAGAGAGAGGACCAAGTTAGCAGCAgaccaaaacagcacagacatgaTAATCGCTGTTGGCAAAAGCACAATAACAAGACACTAACTTTTTCAAAAGCCAGACGCTGTGCTCTCAACGAGGGCTTCTATTATACAGTGGAGGGGTGTTGTGTGTACCTTTATGTGAAGCTGGGCTCGTCTTAGCAGGTTGAGGGTGGTGTTCCTCATGGAGTCAGATGAGAAGGGGACTTGTTTCTTGAGCTGCTCCAGGCAATGTCTCAGCTGAGCTCGTCTACAAAACACAGGACTGATGCTGTTAACCCATGCGTGTGCAAACAGGAAATTTAAGATTTTCATTGCCACCATAAAAAGTATGTTTTGCCATGATATATACGCAgctgtgttatttattattacctGTTTTTTTCCAGCTCGTTGTGTACTGACCTGTAGTTAAAGAAACAGGCTGTTTTAGTTGGGGAAATACATTGATGCCAATAAATGCTGCTCACACTACTGATGTTTGAAAATGGTGTGTTATCAAAACTGAAACTTCACAACCACACCCTCTCATCAGTTTTCTGTTATGGAAGGTATTCACCTATTGCTCCCAGCAGATATCTTCTTGCTGGCCTGCTTGCTCCTCTTGTAAGAGTGACCTGAATTGAGAGGCAAGGCTGAAGCATATCCGTGCTCTGCCTCTGTGGAGGGAACAAACATAGCAGCTTCTTTAGAAAACAGTCGTGGGATAAGTCACTTTGAAAAATCGATGCCAAACAGAGGGTCTTCCCGTCAATCGCACCGGTGATGGTAACTATTGTGCATTTATTACCACTGCGCGGAAACGAGCAGGACAAAGACAGTCTGCTGCTGTCATCGGATTCATCAGCTGGAcgttttggttttggttttggcGCCATCACACACtaattatgtattattataaaATCGGTCTGATAGTCCCACTGAGTGATAAAGCATAAACTGTGTCTACACAGCGGGAACAATGAATGaaacaatataatttttttttcttctctgccgGTTTCATCCACCGCAGTGGGAGCTCAGCGCCGCTcgcattcattttcaaaattgGACCAGATTGGCGCCTTCGAGTACAATGATGCGCCCGATATGTAGGTCACTGAGTCAAATGGGGAAGATCGTCTAAAAATGACCTTCTTCACAAAATCTCGATGAAATCTCGAGAAATTGCGGCGCAGTGTGTCTCTGCGTTAGTTTTTGCACGAATAATTGCTTTGGTTTCGCTGCGCATTTCGTTgaatttacaataataaacttCCTCCTCTGAAGCCTGGcagctgtcagaaaaacacTCACCTCGCTCTCTTCTCTCCAGAAACTCGGCAGCCCGAAGAAGCACCTGGATGTTGCAGACGTTTCCTTccattattattactgttgaAAAACAATAAACGCGAGTAAACAACCTCCGGAGGTACAAGCTTCGGCAGTCTGAAGTAAATGAAGCCGTGTCTGTGCTACGTCCTCAGTCCAACTCATGCTGCATTCACGTGCCCGCGTAAGATCCGAGATTTAATACTGCCGTCATATATAAGATCAGGAGGTACTAGATTTTGTcggaaataataataatactgataaAACCGACCATGTGAAATACCACCCtggtagtttattttattaaaaatactaCTTATATGGGGGATttattacaattattttttaaacttgaaaatgtattttaacactCACAAAGCTCAGTTCTTATTGCAGTAGTTTCTTATTTGTGAAAATCAGCAAACCATAATAATGGAAAGATAGGACACTGTACTCTTTTCTAAATTTGATGTCATAACACTAACAACGTAGACATTATTTAAAGGATATATCCATTTTACCTGTGTTACAATATATCCCAAAGCACCTGAAGGCATCGAGATACAACGTAAGGGCCACTGTCACCCCCAAACCAGTCTCCACCCCTCTGATCACCttcatttttcaaacatttattatattgGTTAACAGACATGTCACAGTGTGTATTTGCTCCTGTTATATCAAGACCTAAAACTGCACATTGAACAGTCTGGTCATCGGACTGTACAAAGTTGCATTGTTACTGTATATGTTATTGTTACAGATATATTTAACCCTGATTTACTCCAGAGCGATGTCcgaaaaaacaaaccataaccCCAAACATAGCCTACAACcatagcattttttttctataacaCTATATTCTATCTACAGCGAGCATCATGTGACTATATCACTGAATTTAGATAGCATCCATGCGGGTACAAACTTCGGCATGAAAGCTCAATAAATATGTTCTAAATTATAACAGTTTGAATATCTAGTGTGAGCAGGAGAAACGATTTTAATTGTCTTTTCATAGACAGGAGAAAGTGGGAGGAGAGCAACGCCCTTACTAAATATGGCGACGCCTGGCTTCATTGACTGCGTCAGGTTTCCGTTGTATTCCCTGTACGGGAGTGAAGCCTCTTTGCCAGCAGTATCTTTAACCTATGAACTCCTGAGTGTGCCATTCCTCCGCCATATTGACTGTTGTCTTGACTGGAGGAGATAGAGAACATTTGAGGTCCGCGAAGAAACGAAAGTGTGGTCTTAAAACCATCGAAACTGGTGCAAACTTGGCCAAAGCGCATTATAAACACCGCTGTGATGGCAAGGAAGAAAAGCAAGCAGCAAGGGGTCGCCCAGAAGGAGCTTGTGCCTGGACAGCAAACCGTACCGAAGAGCTCAGTCTCTCCCTGCGATGCAGCTGGCGGTGGCGGCGGAGATGCTGGGCTGGATAGGCTGCCCACTACCAGGGCGAACCAGGTAGCTAGCAGAAAACAAGaggctgtttttaaatcagGCTAGCTAACCTCTGTGTTAGCGCCCCTCcattgtcttttcattttctgtagcTCGCTAGATCCTGCAGAGACGAAGTTAGTTGTTTCCAGCCGCTGGTCGGCGGAAAGCTATTTTAGTCTTGACTGAGTAGTCGTGGATGTAAAGCTTTACGTCGTTTGGtgtgtaattaaataaataataggcTTAACTTAGGGAGCAGAATCGTCCCCCGCAGTCGGCTTTGGGATGGTTCGGCTAGCGTTGCAGCCCATCTCCTCTGCCGGACAGGTGACATTGCGTCTGGGACAGGTCGTCCCATTTCCAGCGTTTACAACTCTTCATCCGcccagctaacgttagccaggAGGCTAACCGGGCTATGATCTCCGGCTAACGTGCTGCAAGCGTGCATGCTGCCTACACTTGAACCCATCAGCCAGCGGTGGCTAATCAGCTAGTTAGCTCACTAAAAGACATAACAGGATTTTTGGGGTAGCTTACTCCCAGAGGTGGCTGCAGTTCATTATTGCACTCTGTTATatagtttatgttttttttgctgcacGCTGCTTTACTGTCGGAGTGTGGAATCTCAAAAGTTTCAGTGCATGTAGTTATCAGCTAATAATGCCGAGCTAAGTCGGACTTGGGGAGGTTAGCTAATCTTAATAACGGAAGATGGAAGTGTGTTTTGGAGGCTGGATGTCGCCTCAGCAGCCAGATAAGCTTTTCTCTCACCTGTGAGCCTTAACTAACaaactgactgacagctgcttGGACTAAGTCCGTTTAATGCCACAAATGTCTAGACAGGTCATATAACAGCTCCTATTTATTAGAATTGCGTTGCCAttcagtaatttaaaaaaaaaaatcgagcATCAGAGCTACTTTATGCAAAAAACAACTatgtatatctatatctatGCATGCTATTTTCTTTAGTTCATTAATGTATAATTACTACTATTCAACTTCCCCTGCTGTCTGTTTAATGTTAGACTGCATTTGAATGAACTAGGAATAGCTAGTAAACTGGTGTGTTTGcctattattattaaaaataaccTGCTTGACTGCTTACATTGGAAAGATTACACAAAGAAATCAGGTCTTGAcgatcatattttttttctagtgCTAATTACCCAACCAAATTATTTTTCGCAGATCATGAGTTGAGTGGTAATCACAGGATAATACTCGATCCctttatctctctttctctgcctagCCTATGCACACCTGCTGCCTGCTGTGCCACCGTGAATTTAAGGACTGGGGAGCAGGCTCCGCCAACGGACTCCCCGGGGGCCATGGGACCAAGCTGGCTGATGCCGTGCCTTCACTCTCCCAGGCCTTAATGCGGGAGGCGCCAGGGCGCAAGCTTGCTGATGCAGTGCCGTCGCTGTCTCAGTCCCTGCTGGGAGAGGTGCCTCTGTGGATCTGTCAGAGCTGCTGCAAGAgtgtggaagaggaggagaggaggagcacCCAGGAGCAGCCGTTGTCGGTAAATAAAAGTGGACTGATTTGGGTCATATGTCTGCGTCCTTTTCACAACTTCTTTTTACTAGTTTTTAGTTCA harbors:
- the prelid1a gene encoding PRELI domain containing 1a, translated to MVKYFCCAGLLKSTWDQVCVAFWQRYPNPYSNHVLTEDIIFREVTPNNCLISRRLLTKTSRAPHWMERYLPKHMASSAYVIEDSIVDPQKRTITTLTWNISHARLMSVEERCEYRINSENCNWTEINREAWISSTVYGLSRAIQEFGLARFKTSVAKTMKGFEYVLAKVQGETPSRTLAETATERARETALAAKEKAKDLASHAQKKQYV
- the mxd3 gene encoding max dimerization protein 3 isoform X1, encoding MEGNVCNIQVLLRAAEFLERREREAEHGYASALPLNSGHSYKRSKQASKKISAGSNSYRSVHNELEKNRRAQLRHCLEQLKKQVPFSSDSMRNTTLNLLRRAQLHIKKLQEQDERAEQLKGRLRWQQRELRVRLEQLERGTERMRNDSQGSTMSSERSDSDREDVEVDVESIMFDCVDSDALSITHTGADHCYSSADKAWL
- the mxd3 gene encoding max dimerization protein 3 isoform X2 — translated: MEGNVCNIQVLLRAAEFLERREREAEHGYASALPLNSGHSYKRSKQASKKISAGSNRSVHNELEKNRRAQLRHCLEQLKKQVPFSSDSMRNTTLNLLRRAQLHIKKLQEQDERAEQLKGRLRWQQRELRVRLEQLERGTERMRNDSQGSTMSSERSDSDREDVEVDVESIMFDCVDSDALSITHTGADHCYSSADKAWL